One genomic region from Argentina anserina chromosome 2, drPotAnse1.1, whole genome shotgun sequence encodes:
- the LOC126782379 gene encoding probable 26S proteasome non-ATPase regulatory subunit 3 has translation MTQDVEMKEVPAPSNSVSSATPTTLHHLKDIASLLETAAYTKEVRRVVRAVRLTMAKRRKLSVSVLSAFLSFAFSPGSESHTRLSSYLPKDDEHDMDVDTATSAAPVAKKHASPELEIYCYLLVLIFLIDQKKYSEAKACATAGIARLKNMNRRTIDVLASRLYFYYSLSYEFTGDLAEIRGNLLNLHRIATLRRDELGQETLLNLLLRNYLAYNLYDQAEKLRSKAPRFEAHSNQQFCRYLFYLGKIRTIQLEYTDAKESLLQAARKAPVAALGFRIQCNKWAVIVRLLLGEIPERTVFMQKGMERALRPYFELTNAVRIGDLELFKTIADKFSTVFSSDGTHNLIVRLRHNVIRTGLRNISISYSRISLVDVAKKLRLDSPNPVADAESIVAKAIRDGAIDATLDHANGYMVSKETGDIYSTNEPQAAFDTRIAFCLNLHNDAVRALRFPPNSHKEKESAEKRRERQQQEQELAKHIAEEDDDEF, from the exons ATGACTCAAGACGTCGAGATGAAGGAGGTCCCGGCCCCGTCGAATTCCGTCTCCTCCGCCACCCCCACGACTCTCCACC ATTTGAAGGATATTGCTTCGCTCCTCGAAACCGCCGCATACACCAAGGAGGTCCGGCGAGTCGTCCGCGCCGTCAGGCTGACCATGGCAAAGAGGCGCAAGCTCAGTGTCTCTGTGCTCTCGGCGTTTCTGAGCTTTGCGTTTTCGCCGGGATCTGAGTCTCACACTCGGTTGTCCTCCTATCTTCCCAAG GACGATGAGCACGATATGGATGTGGATACTGCAACTTCGGCAGCTCCAGTTGCGAAGAAGCACGCCTCGCCTGAGCTGGAGATTTACTGCTACTTGCTGGTGCTGATTTTTCTGATTGATCAGAAGAAGTACAGTGAG GCCAAAGCTTGTGCAACAGCTGGCATTGCTCGGCTGAAGAATATGAATAGGAGAACTATTGATGTTCTGGCTTCAAGGCTCTACTTTTATTACTCTCTCAGCTATGAATTCACCGGTGATCTCGCAGAGATTAGAGG AAATCTTCTCAATCTTCACCGCATTGCTACTTTGCGCCGTGATGAGCTGGGTCAG GAGACACTTCTGAACCTTTTGCTTCGCAATTACCTGGCATATAACCTATATGATCAGGCAGAGAAACTGAGGTCTAAGGCTCCACGATTTGAGGCTCACTCAAACCAGCAG TTTTGTCGTTATCTGTTTTATCTCGGAAAGATCAGAACCATTCAGTTGGAGTATACTGATGCAAAGGAGTCCCTCCTTCAGGCTGCTAGGAAAGCCCCTGTAGCAGCCCTTGGCTTTCGAATTCAATGTAACAAGTGGGCAGTCATTGTGCGCCTGTTGCTTGGAGAAATTCCTGAGAGGACTGTGTTTATGCAAAAAGGAATGGAGAGGGCGTTGAGGCCATACTTCGAACTTACAAAT GCTGTGAGGATTGGTGACTTGGAACTATTCAAAACTATAGCTGACAAGTTCTCAACTGTGTTTAGCTCAGATGGAACCCACAATTTGATTGTGAGGCTGCGACACAATGTTATTAGAACAGGATTGCGCAACATTAGCATCTCATATTCTCGAATTTCTCTGGTTGATGTTGCCAAAAAGCTGAGATTGGACTCCCCCAACCCTGTTGCCGATGCTGAAAGCATTGTGGCCAAGGCCATCCGAGATGGTGCCATTGATGCAACTCTGGATCATGCAAATGGATACATGGTGTCAAAGGAAACTGGAGATATCTACTCTACGAATGAGCCCCAAGCTGCATTTGATACAAGGATTGCTTTCTGTCTGAATTTGCACAATGATGCAGTGCGAGCACTTAGGTTTCCACCAAATTCTCACAAGGAGAAAGAAAGTGCTGAGAAGAGGAGGGAGCGACAGCAGCAGGAGCAGGAGCTTGCAAAGCACATAGCCgaggaggatgatgatgaattttga
- the LOC126783300 gene encoding LOW QUALITY PROTEIN: uncharacterized protein At2g34460, chloroplastic-like (The sequence of the model RefSeq protein was modified relative to this genomic sequence to represent the inferred CDS: inserted 1 base in 1 codon), whose translation MLLLWLRMTRIPESVTCRTPDESVDNFGTVNLVDACRKVGVKRFILVSSILVNGASMGQILNPAYIFLNIFGLTLIAKLQAENYIRKSDINYTIIRPGGXRNEPPTGNLVMEPEDSGGTISRDLVAEVAIEALVTPEASYKVVEIVSKADGPKRTYDELFGSIKQR comes from the exons ATGCTCTTGTTATGGTTGAGGATGACAAGAATTCCAGAATCGGTGACCTGCAGAACACCTGATGAATCA GTTGATAACTTTGGGACAGTTAACCTCGTTGATGCATGCCGCAAAGTTGGTGTGAAGAGGTTTATTCTGGTCAGTTCCATTCTAGTCAATGGAGCATCAATGGGGCAGATTCTCAATCCAGCTTACATCTTTCTTAATATATTTGGTCTCACTTTAATTGCAAAGCTTCAGGCAGAGAATTATATCAGGAAGTCTGATATAAACTACACAATAATAAGGCCTGGTG TGAGAAATGAACCTCCAACAGGAAATCTTGTGATGGAGCCAGAG GATTCAGGAGGTACCATCTCCAGAGATCTGGTTGCAGAAGTAGCTATTGAAGCATTAGTCACTCCTGAAGCATCTTACAAGGTAGTGGAGATAGTTTCCAAAGCTGATGGCCCCAAGCGTACATATGATGAACTATTTGGTTCAATTAAGCAACGGTGA
- the LOC126784009 gene encoding monooxygenase 3-like, whose amino-acid sequence MCSGDHERRVKRKFLLEALASELPSGTIRFSSKVVSIEESGYFKLVHLADVTILKAKVLVGCDGVNSVVAKWLGFKPPVFTRRSAIRGSAEFKSSHEFDPIMMQFTGNGRKNPAQLKQYMLTMLGKVPDEVRAVMENTVLDAFTSSPLRYRHPWEIL is encoded by the exons ATGTGCAGTGGAGACCATGAGAGACGTGTGAAAAGGAAGTTTCTGTTGGAAGCCCTTGCAAGTGAACTTCCTAGTGGCACCATTAGGTTCTCCTCAAAAGTTGTTTCCATTGAGGAATCAGGCTACTTTAAGCTGGTGCATCTTGCTGATGTAACCATCCTTAAAGCCAAG GTTTTGGTTGGATGTGATGGAGTAAACTCAGTGGTAGCAAAATGGCTGGGCTTCAAGCCACCGGTGTTTACAAGAAGATCTGCCATTCGAGGTAGTGCAGAGTTCAAGAGCAGCCATGAGTTTGATCCCATAATGATGCAGTTCACTGGGAATGGT AGAAAGAACCCAGCTCAGTTGAAGCAATATATGTTAACCATGCTCGGAAAGGTACCAGATGAAGTAAGAGCTGTTATGGAAAACACTGTGTTAGATGCTTTTACATCCTCTCCATTGAGATATAGGCACCCTTGGGAAATTCTTTAG
- the LOC126784010 gene encoding LOW QUALITY PROTEIN: monooxygenase 2-like (The sequence of the model RefSeq protein was modified relative to this genomic sequence to represent the inferred CDS: inserted 1 base in 1 codon; deleted 2 bases in 1 codon; substituted 2 bases at 2 genomic stop codons), producing the protein TIEVAEDVVIVGAGISGLTTSLGLHGLGIRSLVLDLESSDSLRTTGFAFTTWTNAWRALDAIDIGDYLWQQHENLVRNVVSSRISGLQAFEMSFKVKGKHGEHEIFCVKRKLLLEALASELPSGTIRFSSKVVSIEESDSFKLVHLADGTTLKAKVLVGCDGVNAVVAKWLGFKPPLFTGRSAIRGXAEFKSGQXFDPMFIQYFGNGVRSCVVPCEDKNVYWYFTWSPSSQEKELEKNPAHLKEYMLTKLEKVPDEVGAVMENTVLDAFISSPLRYRHPWEVLWGNISKGNVCVAGVALHPMTPDLGQGGCAALEDGVVLARCISEALKNQRQHIRDKSEEEKXEFKRIEIGLNKYASERKWRSFDLISSAYVVGSIQEADGKIMAFLRDKLFSPILAGLLLKKADFDCGKLRSS; encoded by the exons ACCATCGAAGTAGCAGAGGACGTTGTGATTGTGGGAGCTGGTATTTCTGGCCTCACAACCTCCTTGGGACTTCACGg GCTGGGCATTAGGAGCTTAGTGTTGGAT TTGGAATCGTCTGATAGCTTAAGGACAACAGGGTTTGCATTTACTACTTGGACTAATGCATGGAGGGCTTTAGATGCCATTGATATTGGTGATTATCTTTGGCAGCAACATGAGAATCTTGTTAG GAATGTGGTTTCCTCAAGAATTTCGGGGCTTCAGGCATTTGAGATGTCATTTAAGGTGAAAGGAAAACA CGGAGAGCATGAAATTTTTTGTGTGAAAAGGAAGTTGCTGTTGGAAGCCCTTGCAAGTGAACTTCCTAGTGGCACCATAAGGTTCTCTTCAAAGGTTGTTTCCATTGAGGAATCAGACTCTTTTAAGCTGGTGCATCTTGCCGACGGAACCACCCTCAAAGCCAAG GTTTTGGTTGGGTGTGATGGAGTAAACGCAGTGGTAGCAAAATGGCTGGGCTTCAAGCCACCGCTCTTTACAGGAAGATCTGCCATTCGAG GTGCTGAATTCAAGAGCGGCCAATAGTTTGATCCCATGTTCATACAATACTTTGGAAATGGAGTTAGATCTTGTGTAGTTCCTTGTGAGGATAAAAATGTATATTGGTATTTCACATGGTCTCCCTCCAGCCAAG AGAAAGAGCTAGAGAAGAATCCAGCTCACTTGAAGGAGTATATGTTAACCAAGCTCGAAAAGGTACCAGATGAAGTAGGAGCTGTTATGGAAAACACTGTATTGGATGCTTTTATTTCCTCTCCACTAAGATATAGGCATCCTTGGGAAGTTCTTTGGGGAAATATTAGCAAAGGTAATGTATGTGTAGCTGGAGTTGCGCTCCACCCCATGACGCCAGACCTTGGACAAGGCGGCTGCGCTGCATTAGAAGACGGTGTTGTATTAGCAAGGTGTATCAGTGAGGCATTGAAAAATCAGAGACAACATATTAGAGATAaaagtgaagaagaaaaataggaATTTAAAAGGATTGAGATAGGGTTGAATAAGTATGCTAGTGAGAGGAAATGGAGAAGTTTTGATCTTATTAGTTCAGCTTATGTGGTTGGTTCTATACAGGAGGCTGATGGTAAAATAATGGCTTTCTTGAGGGACAAGTTATTCTCTCCAATCCTGGCCGGCTTGCTGTTGAAGAAGGCTGATTTTGATTGTGGTAAGCTGAGAAGCTCTTAA
- the LOC126782004 gene encoding uncharacterized protein LOC126782004 yields MDFDEYDYLEKTVENPEALTLKENANGGEETLKSGEKGRSRSSRHRSDDKYHDGERRSKHSKSGEDSHDRDQEMERGSSRHRSQSRDGERDRHRSSREHRDREDREKEDRNGKERDRNRDRDRDRDRDRDREQDRNRDKDRSERERDTDKDRVKDKDKEMSRRSRSHLERHISERDEREKSRDIEHKEREKEKDLCERDKESRRYKEKKEEATEPEADPERDQRTVFAYQICLKADERDVYEFFSRAGKVRDVRLIMDRNSRRSKGVGYIEFYDAMSVPMAIALSGQPLRGQPVMVKPSEAEKNLVQSTSVVSGAGGMIGPYSGGARRLYVGNLHTNIKEDDLRQVFGAFGAVELVQLPLDEANNCKGFGFVQFQRLEDARNALSLNGQLEIAGRVIKVSAVTDQVGMQDVGANAADFDDDDGGGLSLNARSRAILMHKLDRSGSGSSLAVNNSGLPGAPILGAAPGVSSLVAPMASVPGLAGPGVPGLQIPTATVLSVDTIGVPSECLLLTNMFDPKEIEAEPDIDMDIKEDVQEECSKYGNLKHIFVDKNTAGFVYLRFENSQAAINARQVLHGRWFAGKMITATFMLPQNYEDKFPESR; encoded by the exons ATGGATTTCGATGAGTATGACTATTTGGAGAAGACGGTTGAGAATCCTGAAGCGCTGACCTTGAAGGAAAATGCAAATGGTGGCGAGGAGACTTTGAAATCTGGAGAGAAAGGTCGCAGCCGAAGCTCAAGGCATAGAAGTGATGATAAGTATCACGATGGGGAGCGTCGCTCAAAACATTCAAAATCTGGTGAAGATTCGCATGACCGTGATCAGGAAATGGAGAGGGGGTCTTCTCGTCACCGTTCACAGTCCAGAGATGGAGAAAGGGACCGTCACAGGAGTAGTAGGGAACATAGAGATAGGGAGGATAGGGAAAAGGAGGACAGAAATGGCAAGGAGAGAGACAGGAACAGGGACAGGGACAGGGACAGGGACAGGGACAGGGACAGGGAACAGGATCGTAATCGAGACAAGGATAGGAGTGAGCGTGAGCGCGATACTGACAAGGACAGGGTGAAGGATAAGGATAAGGAGATGTCACGTCGAAGCAGGAGTCATTTAGAAAGGCATATAAGTGAGCGGgatgaaagagagaagagTCGTGACATAGAGCATAAAGAAAGGGAGAAGGAGAAAGATCTATGCGAGCGGGATAAAGAAAGCAG AagatataaagaaaaaaaagaagaagcgaCCGAACCAGAGGCTGACCCTGAAAGAGATCAGAGGACTGTATTTGCTTATCAG ATTTGTCTCAAGGCAGATGAACGAGATGTATATGAATTCTTCTCAAGAGCTGGCAAG GTCCGCGATGTACGTCTCATTATGGATCGCAACTCAAGACGGTCCAAGGGTGTtgg GTATATCGAGTTCTATGATGCGATGTCGGTACCCATGGCTATTGCACTCTCTGGTCAGCCTCTTCGTGGCCAACCAGTGATGGTGAAGCCATCAGAGGCTGAGAAGAATTTGGTGCAGTCAACTTCTGTGGTTAGTGGAGCTGGTGGGATGATAGGTCCATATTCTGGTGGAGCTAGAAGGCTGTATGTTGGTAATCTACACACCAACATAAAAGAAGATGATCTACGCCAG GTTTTTGGAGCTTTTGGTGCTGTAGAACTGGTTCAGTTACCTCTTGATGAAGCTAACAACTGCAAAGGTTTTGGATTTGTTCAG TTTCAACGGCTTGAAGATGCTAGAAATGCACTAAGTTTGAATGGCCAACTAGAGATTGCGGGTCGAGTAATTAAG GTGTCGGCTGTGACTGACCAAGTTGGAATGCAAGATGTTGGAGCAAATGCTGCCGATTTTGATGacgatgatggtggtggtctG TCATTGAATGCCCGATCACGAGCAATTCTTATGCATAAACTGGATCGTAGTGGCAGTGGATCAAG TCTTGCTGTCAATAATTCTGGTCTACCGGGTGCACCAATCCTTGGAGCTGCACCAGGAGTGTCTTCTCTTGTTGCTCCCATGGCCTCTGTTCCTGGTCTTGCTGGACCTGGTGTTCCAGGTCTTCAAATTCCTACAGCTACTGTTCTTTCTGTAGATACAATCGGTGTTCCGAGTGAATGCTTACTGTTGACAAATATGTTTGATCCCAAAGAAATTGAG GCCGAACCAGATATTGACATGGACATCAAAGAAGATGTTCAGGAGGAATGTTCAAAATATGGGAATCTGAAACATATTTTTGTTGACAA GAATACCGCTGGTTTTGTATACTTGAGATTTGAGAACTCACAAGCTGCAATAAATGCTAGACAAGTTCTCCATGGACGATGGTTTGCTGGGAAGATGATCACAGCAACTTTCATG TTGCCTCAGAACTATGAGGATAAATTCCCCGAGAGCCGGTAG
- the LOC126784011 gene encoding LOW QUALITY PROTEIN: translation initiation factor IF3-1, mitochondrial-like (The sequence of the model RefSeq protein was modified relative to this genomic sequence to represent the inferred CDS: inserted 2 bases in 1 codon), translating to MAFWCGRLTQSKLRQLAHHIKIIPYASSSSLLNPTVSIPCVSDNPLMYLPGCRQVRFFAAPVQANGNAKKAEQGLGGPRLSEHIEADVIRLVVGEEHFVMSKSEAVQRARKLEMDLVEVQHSSNPPVCKIMDYHKERYKQVLREKERIKIKSKEVKTLRSDTKEVKFSPKTEAKDLKMKGDRVIKFMDKGYRVKCTASDSEGRNLDAVFSGLIALIEDTACIECDPTVGRGKESYIMVRHVKFGPPKAGVKKKAEEKKKPENASDDGVGVTTTADTVRLPPHESSGMAXAEISPTREMDSKKGIPHKGEAQLPYQSREIPIPHFSPSMREQQIPYQRREAPTDVLSSSPARDTNRATPSAFRNSAPLPKGVPKQEPRSSNPPSPAGPKQESLSSRIPLRSRSPGGPGLGYGIFSNSTGNSSAKDVRDRFPENPNSPSSRPYSSQRPGTDTDNPPN from the exons ATGGCTTTTTGGTGCGGCAGACTCACTCAATCTAAGCTCAGGCAATTAGCCCATCATATTAAGATCATTCCttatgcttcttcttcttctctgctGAACCCAACTGTTTCCATACCATGCGTTTCAGACAACCCATTGATGTATCTCCCTGGTTGTCGTCAAGTTAGGTTTTTTGCTGCTCCTGTTCAG GCAAATGGAAATGCAAAGAAGGCAGAGCAGGGCTTGGGTGGTCCGAGGCTGAGTGAGCATATTGAAGCCGATGTTATTAGGCTTGTTGTGGGTGAAG AACATTTTGTCATGTCAAAGAGTGAAGCCGTGCAACGTGCAAGGAAACTTGAGATGGATTTAGTTG AGGTTCAACACTCAAGTAATCCTCCTGTTTGTAAAATCATGGATTACCACAAAGAGAGGTATAAACAAGTACTAAGGGAGAAAGAGCGAATTAAAATTAAG TCTAAGGAAGTTAAGACTTTGCGTTCAGACACTAAGGAAGTCAAGTTTTCACCAAAGACT GAGGCAAAGGATCTCAAGATGAAAGGAGACAGGGTGATAAAATTTATGGACAAGGGTTACCGAGTGAAG TGTACTGCCTCGGATTCTGAAGGTCGGAACTTGGATGCAGTTTTCTCTGGTCTCATTGCGCTG ATAGAAGACACAGCGTGTATTGAATGTGATCCTACTGTAGGAAGAGGAAAAGAGTCGTATATAATGGTCAGGCATGTGAAGTTCGGTCCACCAAAGGCTGGCGTGAAGAAAAAGGctgaagagaaaaagaaacctGAGAATGCTAGTGATGATGGTGTTGGGGTTACAACAACAGCAGACACAGTTCGACTCCCTCCGCATGAATCTTCTGGTATGGC AGCTGAGATTTCACCAACAAGAGAAATGGATAGTAAGAAAGGAATTCCACATAAGGGCGAGGCCCAACTTCCCTATCAAAGTAGGGAAATCCCAATTCCACATTTCTCACCATCAATGAGAGAGCAGCAGATTCCTTATCAAAGAAGAGAAGCACCAACAGACGTGCTTTCCTCATCGCCAGCGAGAGATACCAACAGAGCTACTCCATCGGCATTTAGAAACTCTGCTCCTCTTCCTAAAGGTGTTCCCAAGCAAGAACCACGTAGTTCTAATCCTCCCAGCCCTGCAGGGCCCAAGCAAGAATCATTAAGTAGTCGTATTCCTCTTCGGTCTCGTTCTCCAGGAGGACctggacttggttatgggatATTTAGCAACTCAACAGGCAATAGTTCTGCGAAAGATGTACGGGATAGGTTTCCGGAAAATCCAAACTCACCGAGTTCAAGACCTTATAGCAGCCAAAGACCAGGAACAGACACTGATAACCCACCAAACTAA